One Natronomonas gomsonensis genomic window, CACCTGCTGTACGGTGTGATGGCTCATACCCGCCGGTAGCCAGTCACGGGAGATAATCCTGTTCATGTTCCGTGGGCTTGACACAGGGGCGGCTTACGGCGATTATTGCGTCACCGGTGCGGTCACTCCCCGCTCCGGCGCGGGGGAAGTTTATTTCCCGCGAGTGTCTTATCGGGTGTATGGACATCCGGGACGCCGTCGAGGCCGACGCCGAACGGCTGGCGACGCTGACCGGCGCGCCGACGGACGTGATGCGGAACCTCGTCCACGACCGAACGGTTCGGGTCGCCGACGCCGACGACGGCGTGGTTGGGTTCGTCAGCTACGACGCACAGGGGACGACAGTCCACGTCACGCAACTGGAAGGCGACGCCGACCTCTGTGAGCGACTGCTCGAAGAGCCGACCCGGTTCGCCGAACGGGAGGGTATGTCCGTCGAGTTGCTCGTTCCCGACGGCGACGAGGCAGCCCACAAAGCCGTCGAACGCGCCGCCTTCGAGGAACACGGCCCCGGTCCGCGCTTCGACGGCACGACGACGACGCGGTATCGGTGGTCGCCCGACTAGAGGTGGCGGTCGATGACCGCCTTCGCCGCTTGGGCCTTCTCCTTCCAGCCGTAGCCCTGTTCGTAGACGTGTTTCTTCGAGTCGACCAACTCAGCGGGTGAGGCTTCCTCGAAGCCGCCGCGGTTCCACGTTCCCGAGGTTTCCAGCCAGCCGATGGTGTTCTCGCGGGTCTCCTCCCACGAGAGGCCCACCATCTCGTAGAACGCTATCATGGCGAAGACGCTGTTGTCGTGGGCACCGGGAACGCTGCCCTTCTCGTAGATGGTCTTCAGCGGCTCGAACGTGGGTTGAGAGACCCGCTCTTTGTACTCCTCGGGCGTCAGCAGTCGGAGTTCGTCCTCTTCATCGACGACCCGTTGGTCGCCTCGGAGCCGACTCAAAACGGCGGCGTGGAGGCCGCTCCACCGCTCCGGAAGCGCCTCGCGGAGTGCGTCCTCGTCGTCGTAGGTCCGGGCCGACAGCGGCGCCAAAAGGTCCGTGTAGGCCTTCTCGATGTGTC contains:
- a CDS encoding DUF7474 family protein, with translation MRLRYRCPGCRTTSNLHDPECEFEGTDRRHIEKAYTDLLAPLSARTYDDEDALREALPERWSGLHAAVLSRLRGDQRVVDEEDELRLLTPEEYKERVSQPTFEPLKTIYEKGSVPGAHDNSVFAMIAFYEMVGLSWEETRENTIGWLETSGTWNRGGFEEASPAELVDSKKHVYEQGYGWKEKAQAAKAVIDRHL